A window of the Hevea brasiliensis isolate MT/VB/25A 57/8 chromosome 6, ASM3005281v1, whole genome shotgun sequence genome harbors these coding sequences:
- the LOC110651293 gene encoding histone H2A: METGGKVKKGAGGRKGGGPKKKPVSRSVKAGLQFPVGRIGRYLKKGRYSERVGTGAPVYLAAVLEYLAAEVLELAGNAARDNKKNRIIPRHVLLAVRNDEELGKLLAGVTIAHGGVLPNINPVLLPKKTEKATKEPKSPTKATKSPKKA, from the exons ATGGAGACCGGAGGGAAAGTGAAAAAGGGGGCTGGAGGGAGGAAAGGTGGAGGTCCAAAGAAGAAGCCCGTTTCAAGGTCGGTCAAAGCGGGTCTGCAGTTTCCCGTTGGGAGAATCGGGCGTTACTTGAAGAAGGGGAGATATTCCGAGCGGGTTGGAACGGGCGCTCCAGTTTACTTGGCTGCAGTGCTCGAGTACTTGGCTGCTGAA GTGTTGGAATTGGCTGGGAATGCAGCTCGAGATAACAAGAAGAATAGAATAATACCAAGGCACGTATTGCTGGCTGTGAGAAACGATGAGGAGCTGGGAAAGTTGCTTGCAGGTGTAACCATTGCTCATGGAGGTGTCCTTCCTAACATTAATCCTGTTCTGTTACCCAAAAAGACTGAGAAAGCCACCAAGGAACCCAAATCTCCCACAAAGGCCACAAAGTCCCCCAAGAAGGCTTAA
- the LOC110651294 gene encoding histone H2B, with translation MAPKAEKKPAEKKPAEEKKTVAEKAPAEKKPKAGKKLPKEGGASAGDKKKKRTKKNIETYKIYIFKVLKQVHPDIGISSKAMGIMNSFINDIFEKLAHESSRLARYNKKPTITSREIQTAVKLVLPGELAKHAVSEGTKAVTKFTSS, from the coding sequence ATGGCGCCAAAGGCAGAGAAGAAGCCAGCCGAGAAGAAACCGGCGGAAGAGAAGAAGACGGTGGCGGAGAAAGCTCCTGCTGAGAAGAAGCCGAAGGCGGGCAAAAAACTGCCGAAAGAAGGCGGCGCTTCGGCTGGGGACAAGAAGAAGAAGCGCACGAAGAAGAACATAGAAACTTACAAGATCTACATATTCAAGGTTCTGAAGCAGGTGCACCCTGACATCGGGATCTCTAGCAAGGCCATGGGCATCATGAACTCTTTTATCAACGATATCTTCGAGAAGCTTGCACATGAATCCTCTAGACTTGCTAGGTACAACAAGAAACCCACTATTACTTCGAGGGAGATCCAAACTGCCGTAAAATTGGTGCTTCCTGGGGAATTGGCTAAACATGCTGTCTCTGAGGGTACCAAGGCTGTGACCAAGTTTACTAGTTCTTGA